Proteins found in one Plectropomus leopardus isolate mb chromosome 9, YSFRI_Pleo_2.0, whole genome shotgun sequence genomic segment:
- the LOC121948420 gene encoding LOW QUALITY PROTEIN: elongator complex protein 1-like (The sequence of the model RefSeq protein was modified relative to this genomic sequence to represent the inferred CDS: inserted 2 bases in 1 codon; deleted 5 bases in 3 codons) translates to MRNLKLLKSLRSSELQGPGSPQCVCVRADTGTLLVASQYSITEYDPRTGQVVSEASLTAEGFLPGTAAGRRVGLQDLAELESACLATAGGDVVLFNLNSCQLECVGSVDSGLTAMSWSPDEELVVLTTGQETIIMMTKDFEPITELRIHQDDFGEGKFISVGWGKKETQFHGSEGKQAAQRKIQEVQPAAAWDDGRPRVTWRGDGQLFAVSAVCPQTGARKVRVWNREGVLQATSELINGLEQALSWKPSGSLIASTQRHPNKHSVVFLEKNGLLHGDFTLPFSKDQAKVKDLMWNSDSTVLAVWLEDTSAGEDKQVNTYIQLWVVGNYHWYLKQNLDFGRDSQRAPVCVCWDPERPLRLHVATRGWTSITYDWGWTTERSPGADDTDNANVAVIDGDKILVTTFRRSVVPPPMSSLELQLDSPVSQVTFLCQPQRTNQLAALTSDGRISIYSPDSGDGADKTEDGFRTTSRPLVLQKTFRVTVQQEQPLALRQLLWLQDELFVCVSSGLLPASSTVLMLHPAPDAEDTLAVRSELDVDGVVVSVSHSSQTGTVALQLEDGQIRRLRWDCPEPSVEDWRDASGCSINFPVPCVQTAICSISGEEYVLGLTDRSHLYAADTELASNISSFAVCNDFLLITTHSHTCRCLQLSTLSVKGLQAALASDGGQNDESLRRVERGSRIVTVVPQDTRVILQMPRGNLETVHHRALVLAQLRRWLDCLRFRDSFECMRKLRINLNLIYDHNPKVFLENIETFITQLNSFLNHINLFLTGCREEDTTGTMYPRHESAAVQTQPVSGQKKVDVVCDALRSAMESMNTNKFFLSVLTTHVKKTVPELEIALQKVHELRENPPEAPDAVSAEEALKYLLFLVNVNDLYEHSLGTYDFDLVLMVAEKSQKDPKEYLPFLNMLKSLEPNYQRYTIDKHLKRYRKALHHLSKCGEEHFPEAVQLVKEQKLYSEALRLYAADSHHYKVLSCAYAEHLMEQQQAEQAGLLLWRCREPASALQAFASSSSWRNAICVAQQIPLPPDQLALLARDLAEKLTEQRRFSEAALLLDQYAKDCEEAILALITGSVWEEALRLIYMHNRQDITETNLKPALLDAVSTQVSFLXAQVATFTRHRTRLAVVREQKEKARLDMLDEDGPDCPDAELYSEASSVLTGSKYSHSNSRISSRSSKNRRKAERKKLSLKEGSPMEDRALMYALGEILTMVDKMREEVHGLLKALVLFQFDKQAEKLQLAYEEALHTVEAALPEVWPEGPQNNQAPLTGPNSTANSIMASFQQQQRPAASQPAAEVLTPPKMRNGVKWKLTILT, encoded by the exons ATGAGGAACCTGAAGCTGCTGAAGAGCCTGCGGAGCTCGGAGCTGCAGGGTCCGGGCTCcccgcag tgtgtgtgtgtgcgtgcggaCACCGGCACGCTGCTGGTCGCCTCTCAGTACTCCATCACAGAGTACGACCCTCGAACGGGACAG GTGGTCAGCGAGGCCTCGCTGACGGCCGAGGGTTTCCTCCCCGGGACGGCAGCGGGACGGCGGGTCGGGCTGCAGGACCTGGCTGAGCTGGAGTCGGCGTGTTTGGCCACAGCTGGCGGCGACGTCGTCCTCTTCAACCTCAACAGCTGCCAG CTGGAGTGTGTGGGCAGCGTGGACAGCGGCCTGACGGCGATGAGCTGGAGTCCCGATGAAGAGCTTGTCGTTCTCACTACCG GTCAGGAAACGATCATCATGATGACCAAAGACTTTGAGCCGATCACCGAGCTCCGAATCCACCAGGATGATTTTGGGGAAG ggAAGTTCATCTCGGTGGGCTGGGGCAAGAAGGAGACTCAGTTTCACGGCTCAGAGGGCAAACAGGCGGCGCAGAGGAAGATCCAG GAGGTGCAGCCGGCCGCGGCCTGGGACGACGGCAGGCCGCGGGTGACGTGGCGAGGTGACGGTCAGCTGTTCGCCGTCAGCGCCGTCTGTCCTCAGACCGGAGCCAGGAAGGTGCGCGTCTGGAACAGAGAGGGCGTCCTGCAGGCGACCAGCGAGCTCATCAACGGCCTGGAGCAGGCGCTCAGCTGGAA ACCGTCCGGCAGCCTGATCGCGAGCACTCAGCGTCATCCCAACAAACACAGCGTGGTTTTCCTGGAGAAGAACGGACTGCTGCACGGAGACTTCACCCTCCCGTTCAGCAAAGACCAGGCCAAG GTGAAGGATCTGATGTGGAACAGCGACTCCACTGTTTTAGCTGTTTGGTTGGAGGACACGAGCGCCGGAGAGGACAAACAGGTCAACACGTACA TCCAGCTGTGGGTGGTGGGAAACTATCACTGGTATCTGAAACAGAACCTGGACTTCGGCAGAGACTCTCAGAGGGCTCCGGTCTGCGTCTGCTGGGACCCCGAGCGGCCCCTCAGGCTCCACGTGGCGACCCGCGGCTGGACCAGCATCACCTACGACTGGGGCTGGACGACCGAGAGGAGCCCCGGGGCGGACGACACCGACAACGCCAACGTGGCCGTGATCGATGGAG ATAAAATCCTGGTGACGACCTTCAGGCGGAGCGTCGTTCCTCCTCCCATGAGCtcactggagctgcagctggaCTCGCCGGTCAGCCAGGTGACCTTCCTGTGCCAGCCTCAGCGGACCAATCAGCTGGCAGCGCTGACCTCTGACGGACGGATCTCCATCTACAGCCCAG ATTCTGGAGACGGGGCTGATAAAACAGAGGACGGGTTCAGGACGACGTCTCGTCCCCTCGTCCTGCAGAAGACCTTCAG AGTGACGGTTCAGCAGGAGCAGCCTCTGGCTCTGCGGCAGCTGCTGTGGCTGCAGGACGAGCTGTTTGTGTGCGTGAGCTCCGGTCTGCTGCCGGCGTCCTCCACCGTGCTGATGCTCCACCCTGCCCCGGACGCCGAGGACACACTCGCTGTCAG GTCTGAGCTGGACGTGGACGGTGTCGTGGTCAGTGTGTCTCACAGCTCTCAGACCGGGACTGTGGCTCTGCAGCTGGAGGACGGACAGATCAGGAGGCTGCGCTGGG aTTGTCCTGAGCCGTCAGTGGAGGATTGGCGTGACGCTAGCGGATGCAGCATCAACTTCCCCGTTCCCTGCGTTCAGACGGCGATCTGCAGCATCAGCGGAGAG GAATATGTGCTCGGTCTGACGGACAGGTCGCACCTGTAcgctgcagacacagag CTGGCCTCCAATATTTCCTCCTTCGCTGTTTGCAACGACTTCCTC CTCAtcaccacacactcacacacctgcCGCTGCCTCCAGCTGAGCACGCTCAGTGTCAAAG GGCTGCAGGCGGCTTTGGCCTCAGACGGAGGTCAGAATGACGAGAGTCTGCGGCGGGTGGAGAGAGGATCCAGGATCGTCACAGTGGTCCCGCAAGACACCAGAGTGATTCTGCAG ATGCCTCGTGGGAACCTGGAGACGGTGCATCATCGAGCGCTGGTGTTGGCTCAGCTCAGGAGGTGGTTGGATTG tttgaGGTTCAGAGATTCGTTCGAGTGTATGAGGAAGCTGAGGATCAACCTGAACCTCATTTACGACCACAACCCAAAG GTTTTCCTGGAGAACATAGAGACCTTCATCACACAACTCAACTCCTTCCTCAACCACATCAACCTCTTCCTCACCGGCT GCAGGGAGGAGGATACGACCGGCACCATGTACCCTCGCCATGAGAGCGCCGCGGTCCAGACGCAGCCTGTTTCTGGGCAGAAGAAGGTGGATGTGGTTTGCGATGCTTTGCGGAGCGCCATGGAATCAATGAACACGAACAA GTTCTTTCTGTCCGTACTGACGACTCACGTGAAGAAGACGGTTCCAGAGCTGGAGATCGCTCTGCAGAAAGTCCACGAGCTCCGAG AAAACCCTCCTGAAGCTCCCGATGCTGTGAGCGCAGAAGAGGCGCTGAAGtacctcctcttcctcgtcaACGTCAACGACCTGTACGAACACTCGCTGGGAACGTACGACTTTGATCTGGTGCTGATGGTGGCCGAGAAATCCCAGAAG GACCCAAAAGAGTACCTTCCCTTCCTGAACATGCTGAAGAGCCTGGAGCCAAACTACCAGCGCTACACCATCGACAAACACCTGAAGCGCTACAGGAAGGCGCTGCATCACCTCAGCAAGTGCG gAGAGGAGCATTTCCCCGAAGCTGTGCAGCTCGTGAAGGAGCAGAAACTCTACAGCGAAGCTTTGCGGCTCTACGCAGCAGACAGTCATCACTACAag GTTCTTAGCTGTGCTTATGCCGAGCACctgatggagcagcagcaggcggAGCAGGCCGGCCTGTTGCTATGGCGATGCAGGGAGCCCGCCAGCGCCCTGCAGGCGTTCGCCAGCAGCTCCAGTTGGAGAAACGCCATCTGTGTGGCGCAACAAATCCCGCTTCCACCTGACCAGTTAGCCCTG CTGGCCCGGGACCTGGCAG AGAAGCTGACTGAGCAGCGGCGGTTCTCAGAAGCTGCTCTGCTGTTGGACCAGTACGCCAAA GACTGTGAGGAGGCCATCCTGGCTCTGATCACCGGCTCAGTCTGGGAGGAGGCGCTCCGACTC ATTTACATGCACAACAGACAGGACATCACTGAGACAAACCTGAAGCCTGCTCTGTTAGACG CTGTCAGCACCCAGGTGAGCTTCCT GGCTCAGGTGGCGACGTTCACGCGGCACAGAACCCGCCTGGCTGTGGTCCGAGAGCAGAAAGAAAAGGCCCGACTGGACATGCTGG ATGAGGACGGTCCGGACTGTCCTGACGCTGAGCTCTACTCTGAAGCCAGCAGCGTGCTGACCGGCTCCAAATACTCACACAGCAACTCCCGCATCTCCTC GAGATCATCGAAGAACCGCCggaaagcagagaggaagaagctGAGTCTGAAGGAGGGAAGCCCGATGGAGGACAGAGCGCTGATGTACGCCCTGGGAGAGATCCTCACCATGGTGGACAAGAtgagag AGGAGGTGCACGGCctgctgaaggctctggtgCTGTTCCAGTTCGACAAACAGGCGGAGAAGCTGCAGCTGGCGTACGAGGAGGCTCTGCACACCGTGGAGGCTGCGCTTCCTGAGGTGTGGCCCGAAGGCCCGCAGAACAATCAAGCTCCG